In the Helicobacter typhlonius genome, one interval contains:
- a CDS encoding cytochrome-c peroxidase, with protein sequence MKISALFIASSFLLVSALSANPLINEAKKAGLAPLPKDQKGVDRILAQNKVKASAFSQAKAELGKKLYFDPRLSKSGIISCNTCHNLGLGGADGIAAAVGHKWKANPKHLNSPTVYNSVLNTAQFWDGRSGNLADQAKGPIEAEPEMATPAKVAVEKVSSLPEYVNEFKKIYGGVTFDNIADAIANFERTLLTPSRFDSFLEGNGQALNKAEQAGLKTFIDKGCAACHNGVNLGGSMQAFEVAGKYKFAKLGGFKGDKNGMVKTPTLRNIAETAPYFHNGAIWSLTDAIKEMGSTQLGIEISDKESQSIEVFLHSLTGKKPNIAYPQLPVSTEKTPKPEL encoded by the coding sequence ATGAAAATTTCAGCATTGTTTATAGCATCTTCGTTTCTACTTGTATCTGCCCTTAGTGCTAATCCCCTAATCAATGAGGCAAAAAAAGCAGGACTAGCACCTTTGCCAAAAGATCAAAAAGGTGTGGATAGAATCCTTGCGCAAAATAAAGTCAAAGCAAGTGCCTTTTCTCAAGCTAAAGCAGAGCTTGGCAAAAAGCTTTATTTTGACCCACGACTTTCAAAAAGCGGTATTATCTCTTGTAATACTTGCCATAATCTCGGTTTAGGTGGAGCTGATGGAATCGCAGCTGCTGTGGGGCATAAATGGAAGGCTAATCCTAAACATTTAAATTCACCAACCGTGTATAACTCGGTATTGAATACAGCACAATTTTGGGACGGACGCTCAGGAAACTTAGCAGACCAAGCAAAAGGTCCAATTGAGGCAGAACCAGAAATGGCAACTCCTGCAAAAGTAGCAGTAGAGAAAGTTTCTTCTTTGCCAGAATATGTGAATGAGTTTAAGAAAATTTATGGTGGCGTAACTTTTGATAATATCGCTGATGCAATTGCAAACTTTGAACGCACATTGCTTACACCTTCTCGCTTTGATAGCTTTTTAGAGGGGAATGGACAAGCTCTCAATAAAGCGGAGCAAGCAGGTCTTAAAACCTTTATCGATAAGGGTTGTGCTGCTTGCCATAATGGTGTGAATCTCGGTGGCTCAATGCAAGCTTTTGAGGTAGCAGGAAAATACAAATTCGCAAAACTCGGTGGTTTTAAAGGCGATAAGAATGGTATGGTTAAAACTCCTACATTGAGAAATATTGCAGAAACTGCTCCATATTTCCATAATGGTGCGATTTGGTCGCTCACAGATGCTATCAAAGAAATGGGAAGCACACAGCTAGGCATTGAGATATCTGACAAAGAATCTCAAAGCATAGAGGTGTTTTTGCACTCACTTACAGGCAAGAAACCAAACATTGCTTATCCTCAACTTCCTGTATCAACAGAAAAAACACCAAAACCTGAACTCTAA
- a CDS encoding tetratricopeptide repeat protein, with protein MRKFLKYVVIFVATLMFANDVENTQETLLESELLKDIESADSLFYQAVAMWVKNADEASKNLQKACDRKHPGACLYLGSYYDTKSRDKKDSKENLEKSKQYYQLGYDYSLQACKEGGAQWCAIQAVALIDGLGAPKDVEKGLSYLDVMCENEIENACFVLGSYYFYGVNVDKDLQRASGLHHKALELDSKKCDERLKYACVISAEIYQQGLSVASDLTKAKDFYNRACSLDNQFACDYVGRLK; from the coding sequence ATGCGAAAATTCCTAAAGTATGTTGTGATTTTTGTGGCTACTCTAATGTTTGCAAATGATGTAGAAAATACGCAAGAGACTTTGCTAGAGAGTGAATTGCTTAAAGATATAGAGAGCGCAGATTCTCTTTTTTATCAAGCTGTGGCGATGTGGGTAAAAAATGCCGATGAGGCGAGTAAGAATTTGCAAAAGGCTTGTGATAGGAAGCACCCGGGCGCGTGTTTGTATCTAGGGAGTTACTATGATACGAAGTCGAGGGATAAGAAGGATTCAAAAGAGAATCTTGAAAAGTCAAAGCAATACTATCAGCTTGGTTATGATTATAGTTTGCAGGCGTGTAAGGAGGGCGGGGCGCAGTGGTGTGCTATACAAGCGGTGGCACTCATTGATGGACTAGGTGCGCCAAAAGATGTGGAAAAGGGCTTATCTTACCTTGATGTGATGTGTGAGAATGAGATAGAAAATGCGTGTTTCGTGCTGGGGTCGTATTATTTTTATGGCGTGAATGTGGATAAGGACTTGCAAAGGGCGAGTGGGCTTCATCATAAGGCTTTGGAGCTAGATTCTAAAAAATGTGATGAGAGGTTAAAATACGCCTGTGTAATTAGTGCCGAGATTTATCAGCAGGGATTAAGTGTGGCGAGTGATTTGACAAAGGCAAAGGATTTTTACAATCGTGCGTGCAGCCTTGATAATCAATTTGCGTGTGATTATGTAGGTAGGCTTAAGTAG
- the nspC gene encoding carboxynorspermidine decarboxylase — protein MSTLLTLPSPCYVLEEERLNNNLAILESVQKQSGAKILLALKGYAFWRVFENLRKTLNGSTASGLYEARLGFEEIGGAAQGKEVCVFSPAYKEQEMLHIIEYATHIIFNSFAQWQTFKPLIESKNQQLKIQNLAPIEVGLRVNPLYSEVEPPIYNPCIAGSRLGITPSAFQKGVAQYGLEDVSGLHFHTHCEQDSTALKRTLPHFEKHFGAYIRSMKWINFGGGHHITRADYHRDLLVLLIKDFKARHNDVEVFLEPGEAVGWQVGFLIGEVVDIVENGMPIAILDVSASCHMPDCLEMPYRPALTKLSSANGLESDKGEGVGAYKYRLGGPTCLAGDVIGDYSFDTPLCIGDRVIFEDMLHYTIVKNTTFNGVGLPSLGVIDTQGVWRLLKSFDYNDYKQRN, from the coding sequence ATTTCTACACTTCTCACACTCCCTTCTCCTTGCTATGTGCTTGAGGAGGAGAGGCTAAATAATAATCTCGCTATTTTAGAATCTGTGCAAAAACAAAGCGGCGCGAAGATTCTATTAGCTCTTAAAGGTTATGCGTTTTGGCGTGTGTTTGAGAATCTTAGAAAAACTTTGAATGGTAGCACCGCAAGTGGATTATATGAGGCAAGGCTTGGCTTTGAGGAGATAGGTGGGGCGGCGCAGGGCAAGGAAGTGTGTGTGTTTTCCCCCGCGTATAAAGAACAAGAAATGCTCCATATCATAGAATACGCAACGCATATTATTTTTAATTCTTTTGCGCAATGGCAGACTTTTAAGCCGCTTATAGAATCTAAAAATCAGCAACTCAAGATTCAAAATCTTGCTCCTATTGAAGTGGGTTTGCGTGTGAATCCGCTGTATAGCGAGGTAGAGCCACCTATTTATAATCCTTGTATCGCTGGTTCTCGTTTGGGAATTACACCAAGTGCATTTCAAAAGGGCGTAGCACAATATGGCTTAGAGGATGTTTCAGGGCTACATTTTCACACACATTGCGAGCAAGATTCTACTGCACTGAAACGCACTTTGCCGCACTTTGAAAAGCATTTCGGTGCTTATATTCGCTCAATGAAATGGATAAATTTTGGCGGCGGACATCACATCACAAGGGCAGATTATCATCGCGATTTACTCGTTTTACTTATCAAGGATTTTAAGGCGAGGCACAATGATGTAGAGGTGTTTTTAGAGCCGGGTGAGGCGGTGGGATGGCAGGTTGGATTCTTAATTGGCGAGGTAGTGGATATTGTGGAGAATGGTATGCCTATCGCGATACTTGATGTAAGTGCGAGTTGTCATATGCCTGATTGCCTTGAAATGCCCTATCGTCCAGCACTCACAAAGCTTTCATCGGCTAATGGTTTAGAATCTGATAAGGGTGAGGGAGTGGGCGCGTATAAGTATCGTTTAGGCGGACCTACTTGCCTAGCAGGTGATGTCATAGGGGATTATAGCTTTGATACGCCTTTGTGTATAGGGGATAGAGTGATTTTTGAGGATATGTTGCATTACACGATTGTGAAAAATACCACCTTTAATGGCGTGGGGCTTCCCTCACTTGGCGTGATTGATACGCAAGGTGTGTGGCGACTTTTAAAAAGCTTTGACTACAATGACTATAAGCAAAGAAACTAG
- the pssA gene encoding CDP-diacylglycerol--serine O-phosphatidyltransferase produces MKFNPLFILPNLFTAGSIFLGVLSVIFSSKGHFESACWLILLSMILDGLDGRVARLTNTASKFGVEFDSLADVVAFGVAPAFLLYFYVGIDYGRVGMSVPAIFVILGAVRLARFNITSSSEPNFFIGLPIPSAAVVLMLWVLVDLEYDFIKSYGYEYAILGGSFILSILMVSNIRYPSFKKMQWNFKSFIAVILLLGVIYVNPQVMLCALMSGYVVYGIVRWIVIVLKMRFGTKSNQRSGGV; encoded by the coding sequence ATGAAGTTTAATCCACTCTTTATTTTACCTAATCTCTTTACTGCTGGGAGTATTTTTTTAGGTGTTTTGAGTGTTATTTTTTCATCAAAAGGGCATTTTGAATCTGCTTGTTGGTTAATTTTGCTCTCAATGATTCTTGATGGGCTTGATGGGCGAGTTGCTCGGCTCACAAATACTGCGAGTAAGTTTGGTGTGGAGTTTGATTCTCTAGCTGATGTCGTGGCTTTTGGTGTTGCTCCAGCTTTTTTGCTGTATTTTTATGTGGGCATTGATTATGGGCGAGTGGGTATGAGTGTACCCGCTATTTTTGTGATACTTGGTGCAGTGCGTTTGGCTCGTTTTAATATTACTTCAAGTTCTGAGCCAAATTTTTTTATCGGTCTGCCTATCCCCTCCGCGGCGGTCGTGCTAATGTTATGGGTGCTTGTGGATTTAGAATATGATTTCATCAAATCCTATGGCTATGAATACGCCATACTTGGCGGTAGCTTTATTCTTAGTATCCTTATGGTAAGCAATATCCGCTATCCTAGTTTTAAGAAAATGCAGTGGAATTTTAAATCTTTCATAGCAGTCATTCTGCTTCTTGGTGTGATATATGTGAATCCTCAAGTGATGTTGTGTGCTTTAATGAGTGGTTATGTCGTGTATGGTATTGTGCGCTGGATTGTGATTGTGCTAAAAATGCGTTTTGGCACAAAATCTAACCAAAGAAGCGGTGGTGTATAA
- a CDS encoding phosphatidylserine decarboxylase → MTTTQIIAKQGWVGALVLLVAFVLTLWLDWNVCAFVLCVMLVLWLAMFRNPERIPNASESNVFVSPVDGIVRDIDANEERISILIETRFIDVGVIRSPCDVVEGKMSEKKGLNLTWCSKEKRNTLNATMRFESLQERTFSIDFYPIFFSSQELFASSNLDVGERMGFMKAGMTRIIIPQKRQKGVDSDIELKVSIGDRVKALQSVIGYFYEV, encoded by the coding sequence ATGACTACTACGCAAATTATTGCAAAACAAGGCTGGGTAGGGGCATTGGTGCTTCTGGTGGCATTTGTGCTGACATTGTGGCTTGATTGGAACGTGTGCGCATTTGTATTGTGCGTAATGCTTGTTTTGTGGCTTGCGATGTTTCGCAATCCTGAGAGGATTCCAAACGCGAGTGAGAGCAATGTCTTTGTATCGCCTGTCGATGGTATTGTGAGGGATATTGATGCGAATGAGGAACGCATAAGTATTCTTATTGAGACAAGATTTATCGATGTAGGTGTAATACGCTCCCCTTGCGATGTTGTAGAGGGTAAGATGAGCGAAAAGAAAGGTTTAAATCTTACTTGGTGCAGTAAGGAAAAGCGTAATACACTCAACGCAACTATGCGCTTTGAAAGCTTGCAAGAGAGGACATTTTCTATAGATTTTTATCCTATATTCTTTTCATCTCAAGAGCTTTTTGCTTCGAGTAATTTAGATGTTGGTGAGCGTATGGGGTTTATGAAAGCTGGTATGACACGCATTATTATCCCACAAAAGCGACAAAAGGGCGTAGATTCTGATATTGAACTTAAGGTAAGCATTGGTGACAGGGTGAAGGCACTTCAAAGCGTAATAGGATATTTTTATGAAGTTTAA
- the ftsH gene encoding ATP-dependent zinc metalloprotease FtsH: protein MENPNEKKPPFKQNPFLVFAIFVILALLLFKVFSPSGGDSLTDKFLGGSITKEISYNELKELISKGEIGSVSIGQTYIKAYSINTSPRILYTTKKVADLGLVPLLDEKKIEYSGFSEGSFLGDLVNMLLPIFIILALWMFLTARMQKSMGGGIFGMGNAKKLVNAEKPNVRFDDMAGNAEAKEEVVEIVDFLKYPERYAAVGAKIPRGVLLVGPPGTGKTLLAKAVAGEANVPFFSMSGSSFIEMFVGLGASRVRDLFEMAKKDAPSIIFIDEIDAIGKSRAAGSMVGGNDEREQTLNQLLAEMDGFGSESAPVIVLAATNRPEILDPALLRPGRFDRQVLVDKPDFEGRLEILKVHIKDVALARDVDLHEIAKFTAGLAGADLANIINEAALLAGRENQKEVSQKHLKEAVERGIAGLEKKSRRISPKEKKIVAYHESGHAVVSEMTKGADRVNKVSIIPRGMAALGYTLHTPEENRYLMQKHELMAEVDVLLGGRAAEEVFLDEISTGASNDLERATGILKSMISYYGMTDVSGLMVLEKQRNTFLGGGGASREFSEQLAQEIDTHIKNTLDERYTYVKNLLRDYKDAIESMVKELFDKEVIDGARVREIIEEYEKANNLQSRLIPIEEEEV from the coding sequence ATGGAAAATCCAAATGAAAAAAAACCACCTTTTAAACAGAATCCTTTTCTTGTTTTTGCTATCTTTGTAATTCTTGCCTTGCTTTTATTTAAGGTTTTTTCGCCAAGCGGGGGAGATTCGCTCACAGATAAATTTTTGGGAGGGAGTATTACAAAAGAGATTAGTTATAATGAGCTAAAAGAACTCATTTCAAAGGGTGAGATAGGCTCTGTAAGTATCGGGCAGACTTATATTAAAGCCTACTCTATCAACACATCGCCTCGAATTTTATATACGACTAAGAAAGTCGCTGATTTAGGGCTTGTGCCGCTGCTTGATGAAAAAAAGATAGAGTATAGTGGCTTTAGTGAAGGTAGCTTTTTGGGCGATTTAGTCAATATGCTTTTGCCTATTTTTATTATTCTTGCCCTATGGATGTTCCTTACTGCGCGTATGCAAAAGAGTATGGGCGGGGGCATTTTTGGTATGGGGAATGCCAAAAAACTTGTCAATGCCGAAAAACCTAATGTGCGCTTTGATGATATGGCAGGGAATGCGGAGGCAAAAGAAGAGGTTGTAGAAATTGTAGATTTCTTAAAATACCCCGAGCGCTATGCGGCAGTCGGTGCCAAGATTCCAAGAGGTGTGCTTTTGGTAGGACCTCCCGGGACAGGAAAAACGCTCCTTGCTAAAGCCGTAGCGGGCGAAGCAAATGTGCCATTTTTTTCAATGAGTGGAAGCAGCTTTATTGAAATGTTTGTGGGCTTAGGGGCTAGTCGCGTAAGAGATTTGTTTGAAATGGCGAAAAAGGACGCACCTAGCATTATTTTTATTGATGAAATTGATGCCATTGGGAAAAGTCGTGCCGCTGGAAGTATGGTGGGTGGCAACGATGAGCGAGAGCAAACACTCAATCAGCTTTTAGCCGAAATGGATGGATTTGGTTCTGAATCTGCTCCCGTGATTGTCCTTGCCGCGACAAACCGCCCGGAGATTCTAGACCCTGCGTTATTGCGTCCGGGGCGATTTGATAGGCAGGTGCTTGTGGATAAACCTGATTTTGAAGGGCGCTTGGAGATTCTCAAAGTGCATATCAAAGATGTTGCTTTGGCACGTGATGTGGATTTGCACGAGATTGCAAAATTTACTGCTGGACTTGCTGGAGCGGATTTAGCAAATATTATTAACGAAGCTGCTCTCCTTGCAGGACGTGAGAATCAAAAAGAAGTAAGCCAAAAGCATCTCAAAGAAGCGGTTGAGCGAGGCATTGCTGGATTAGAGAAAAAATCACGGCGCATTTCGCCAAAAGAGAAGAAGATTGTCGCCTATCACGAAAGCGGACATGCTGTGGTATCTGAAATGACAAAGGGTGCGGATAGGGTAAATAAAGTCTCCATTATCCCGCGCGGTATGGCGGCACTTGGCTATACGCTCCACACACCTGAAGAAAATCGCTATCTTATGCAAAAGCACGAACTTATGGCAGAAGTCGATGTGCTTTTAGGCGGACGTGCTGCTGAAGAAGTCTTTTTGGACGAAATTTCAACCGGAGCGAGTAATGACTTAGAGCGCGCAACAGGAATCCTCAAATCAATGATTAGTTATTATGGAATGACTGATGTGAGTGGGCTTATGGTGCTTGAAAAACAACGCAATACCTTTCTAGGCGGTGGCGGAGCAAGCAGAGAATTTAGTGAGCAACTTGCTCAAGAGATTGATACACATATCAAAAATACGCTTGATGAGAGATATACCTATGTAAAAAATCTATTACGCGATTATAAAGATGCCATTGAAAGTATGGTAAAAGAGCTTTTTGATAAAGAAGTGATTGATGGCGCACGCGTGCGGGAGATTATAGAAGAGTATGAGAAAGCGAATAATCTGCAATCACGCCTTATTCCCATTGAGGAAGAAGAAGTATAA
- a CDS encoding tRNA dihydrouridine synthase, with protein sequence MIRFDNLLMLAPLAGYTDLPFRSVVKGFGVDITVSEMISSHALVYNNTRTLKMIEKSQEEQPYSVQISGSKEEIIKKAVEILNEQEGIDIIDLNCGCPAPKVANHGNGSGLLKDLNLLVKIANLIKENAKTPYTSLKVRLGFDKKILHEIAQALKDVKSDFVVIHGRTRADGYKKERIDYDAIASIKAQVDLPVIANGEIDSASKAREVLERTGANGVMIGRAALSAPWIFWQIKHNTQEIPPIIKQELVLQHFKKMIDFYGERGAIMFRKNLHAYAKGHQGASEFRDLVNRLEDVKIIETHIEQFFSNNQMVMNAFPQLVHLNKRTS encoded by the coding sequence ATGATACGATTTGATAACCTCCTTATGTTAGCCCCCCTTGCAGGATATACTGATTTGCCCTTTCGCAGCGTGGTAAAGGGCTTTGGCGTGGATATTACCGTGAGTGAGATGATAAGCTCCCACGCCCTTGTGTATAACAACACCCGCACACTTAAAATGATTGAAAAATCCCAAGAAGAGCAGCCATATAGCGTGCAGATTTCGGGTTCAAAAGAGGAGATTATCAAAAAAGCGGTGGAGATTCTAAACGAGCAAGAGGGCATTGATATTATTGATTTAAATTGTGGTTGCCCTGCACCAAAGGTAGCAAATCACGGCAATGGCAGCGGACTACTCAAAGATTTGAATCTGCTTGTAAAAATTGCAAATCTCATTAAGGAGAATGCTAAAACTCCCTATACGAGCCTCAAGGTAAGGCTTGGTTTTGATAAAAAAATCCTTCACGAAATCGCTCAGGCATTAAAAGATGTCAAGAGTGATTTTGTGGTGATTCACGGGCGCACAAGAGCTGATGGCTATAAAAAAGAGAGAATAGATTATGACGCGATTGCCTCTATCAAGGCGCAGGTGGATTTGCCTGTAATTGCTAATGGCGAGATTGATAGCGCAAGTAAGGCGCGAGAGGTGCTAGAGCGCACGGGTGCAAATGGTGTGATGATAGGTAGGGCAGCGCTTAGTGCGCCATGGATTTTTTGGCAGATTAAGCACAATACGCAGGAGATTCCGCCAATCATCAAGCAGGAGCTTGTATTGCAGCATTTTAAAAAAATGATTGATTTTTATGGGGAGCGTGGGGCGATTATGTTTCGCAAGAATCTTCACGCGTATGCAAAGGGGCATCAGGGTGCGAGTGAGTTCCGCGACCTTGTCAATCGACTAGAAGATGTGAAAATAATAGAGACGCATATTGAGCAGTTTTTTTCAAATAATCAAATGGTGATGAATGCCTTTCCCCAACTTGTGCATCTCAACAAAAGGACGAGCTAA
- a CDS encoding alpha-1,2-fucosyltransferase, with amino-acid sequence MRFNPPKPHSKDFYNLIATKMMTRLCPFYSPANRLIYPFFTYESQSLLDTFLSRKTFRPHSYFIGHFTNLKYFEEVDSILRKEFVPRTISLHTQSLAQQITATPKTAFLHIRRGDYLIDKHWRFIKLGSAYYNAALKALIKKSKNPVVFVFSDDILWCKEHFTQYLDSMLYRQVEFVFMEGNGEGNAIEDLTLMRSCQNGIMANSTFSYWAAYLIDNPSKLIYAPAYNFYEPHRNVTTHLPHS; translated from the coding sequence GTGCGCTTCAACCCACCAAAGCCACATAGCAAGGATTTTTACAATCTTATCGCTACAAAAATGATGACGCGTCTATGTCCTTTCTATTCCCCTGCAAATCGCCTCATTTATCCATTTTTTACCTATGAATCTCAATCTCTGCTCGACACATTTCTATCGCGCAAAACCTTTCGCCCACACAGCTATTTTATAGGTCATTTTACAAATCTCAAATATTTTGAAGAGGTAGATTCTATATTAAGAAAAGAATTTGTGCCACGCACTATTTCTTTACACACGCAGTCTCTCGCCCAACAAATCACTGCCACACCAAAAACCGCCTTTTTGCATATTCGCAGGGGAGATTATCTTATAGATAAACATTGGCGTTTTATAAAGCTTGGCAGTGCGTATTATAATGCTGCACTCAAAGCACTTATAAAAAAGTCAAAAAATCCTGTGGTATTTGTTTTTAGCGATGATATATTATGGTGCAAGGAACATTTTACACAATACTTAGATTCTATGCTTTATCGCCAAGTAGAATTTGTATTTATGGAAGGTAATGGTGAGGGTAATGCAATAGAAGACCTCACGCTTATGCGAAGTTGTCAAAATGGTATTATGGCAAACTCCACTTTTAGTTATTGGGCAGCATATCTTATAGACAACCCCTCAAAGCTCATTTATGCGCCTGCGTATAATTTTTATGAGCCACATCGTAATGTAACAACCCACCTCCCGCATTCTTAG
- a CDS encoding chemotaxis protein: MSKTSMSNIDQVTSLHKNNELQLLCFRLEKGKDLYAVNVFKIREVIKYRGALTVVTHENNSLVEGLITIRELTVPLIDMRKWFFYDSNNKGKNLRDCGVKRASGEEDIIMICEFSRWTIGVRIYEADRILNKKWTEIEQGVGIGGGGHNGKLVSRTRYFDGRLVQVVDIEKMLIDVFPWIEKDKEDGIAKISQVDTTKSILLADDSPTVLRTMQLILNKLGVVHHDFINGKHLLDYLFAPTTDISAVGMIITDLEMPEASGFEVIKQVKANPATAHLPIVVNSSMSGSSNEDMARSLNASEFISKSNPVEIEAAVRKFILK, from the coding sequence ATGTCTAAAACAAGTATGTCAAACATCGATCAGGTAACGAGTCTTCATAAAAATAATGAGTTACAGCTCCTTTGTTTTCGTTTGGAAAAAGGTAAAGATTTATACGCGGTGAATGTGTTTAAGATTCGTGAGGTTATAAAGTATAGGGGCGCACTCACGGTTGTTACACACGAGAATAATAGCCTTGTAGAGGGACTTATTACTATTCGTGAATTGACCGTTCCCCTCATTGATATGCGTAAGTGGTTTTTTTACGATAGCAATAATAAAGGCAAAAATTTGCGTGATTGTGGCGTGAAAAGAGCTTCTGGCGAGGAAGATATTATTATGATTTGCGAGTTTTCTCGCTGGACTATTGGGGTGAGAATCTATGAGGCAGATAGAATATTAAACAAAAAATGGACAGAAATAGAACAGGGCGTGGGCATAGGTGGTGGCGGACACAATGGTAAGCTTGTAAGCCGCACACGTTATTTTGATGGACGCTTAGTGCAAGTAGTGGATATTGAAAAAATGCTCATTGATGTGTTTCCGTGGATTGAAAAAGATAAAGAAGATGGGATTGCAAAGATTTCTCAAGTGGATACGACAAAAAGCATTCTTTTGGCTGATGATAGCCCCACCGTGCTTCGCACAATGCAGCTTATCCTCAATAAACTCGGTGTCGTTCACCACGATTTTATCAATGGCAAACACTTGCTTGACTACCTTTTTGCTCCTACGACTGATATTAGTGCGGTGGGTATGATTATTACAGACCTTGAAATGCCTGAAGCGAGTGGGTTTGAGGTGATTAAGCAAGTCAAGGCAAATCCTGCAACTGCACACTTGCCTATTGTCGTAAATTCCTCTATGAGCGGCAGCAGTAATGAGGATATGGCGCGCTCACTCAATGCGAGTGAATTCATCTCTAAATCCAATCCAGTAGAAATTGAAGCTGCAGTAAGAAAATTTATCCTTAAATAA